AAAATTTGCTCAAATCTTCTGTAATGGGAGGGTTTCCTGAGTAATTGTCAGAAGCAGATGCAGGCCGTAATAAGGAGGCCAATTGAtacatttgaaattttgatgttACCTTGTTCGCACATCCTTGGAGAACGAATTTGACTGTCTTGAACAAAATGATCTCTGCCTTAAAAAAGCTCTTCTATTGAACCCATTATTAGTAATTCTATGCACATGGTGTGAGTTACTTATAATGAAGTTAAGCTCAGTCGCACATCAAAGATGAAAATATTAGGGGAGACATACGCCATCCTTGGAGAACTGGATTTGAGTCTTGAACAGAGTGATCTCTGCCTTAAATAGCTCTTCTATTGAATCCATTATTAGTAATCTGTGCACATGGTGAGTTACTTATTATGAAGATAGGCTTGGTCGCACATCAGAGAAGAGAATTATTTTTCCTGGGTTGTTTGAATTGCTGTCAGTAGTTCTATAATCGAGATCCAGTTGCACATGGTTTTGGTTGCTGGTGGATTCATAGTACAAAATCGATTGGGTTCTTTTTCAAATCGCTTGCTAAGCATGACCATCTTCCATCTTTAGGCCCAACCATGGATATATGTGTGCCAATCATTTGTTGCTACATGTTGATTATCAGTTGATGGTTCTTCAATTGATGCGGATGCATGTAGAGGACGAGTATCTGAGATTTGATCTTCCACTCAAATAATTGTAAATCTAATTTTGATACTTCAAGATTCATCTCAGTTCTCCAGTTCTAGGATTCTCAATACACTTCTATTTCACCATTTCTTGTTCTTTGAGTGGTTTGGAAGTGGGGACATTGGAAACCTGAAGCGGATTCATTCTTCAATGTGATTCACTGGAGTTTGGTTCATCTTGTTCCTGTTATCTATATGTCAAAGGTCTCATAATGACTGTGCTGCTCAATTCTGCAAAGACTGGAGGTTCTTACGATGCCTATCATATCTTATGTACAATTCCTTTTTACAAACGTGCGACCAGTATTATTCTAAAATGAAGGGGAATTTATCTggtgagaaagaaagaaagttcACAGTGCCAGTAATATACTCTTAAGAAATCTGTTCATTTTACCTATAGTTGGGTAATCTAATTACTAATTGCTGATCTCTGACCTTATATGTTTCCACCACAATGGATCAGTGTTGAAATTGTTTCATCTCTTAATTGTGTAACTAATAAGGAATATGATCTCCATCTTGTTTAGTTTAAGaaaggtatttgatttttcccaaaaaaaagaaaagtattTGACAGGATGCATTCAAAACAAATTTCCGTGTCTTGTTGTAAATGTGAAGTACtacatcatcactatcactggtCAGCGATCTACTGATGATTCTTGGAAAGCCAAAATGTTTTTCTACAAATGACTGAAAGCTCTGAAAATCTTAGGCTGtgtttgataattttgtttattacaCATAATTGCTTTTAGTGATCTGAATAAATACATTACTTTTTGTTTTAAGCTGTTTAGTAACTTAATTGGTCTACTCACTTAATTTATTAGGTGGAGCTGCAAATAAGTGCAGAGTTTCAATTTAATGCAACTTTACTACTTCATGTTGATTGTTGAACACACACTTAACTTCTTGATCTGCATTTTatgtttcataatatataatattcctTTGCATTTACCATGTTTAGTAATTAATCTtcaattttcagttttatcaaataGGCCCTAAATGTCTGCGCTAGTCTATTCTATTGATTATTGCTACATAATATATGTGTTCTCTGACAATAACAAAAAGGtacatttttatgttaaaaatttCATAAGATATCTATGTGGCTTTAGATGAATTTGCCTATAGAACTTTAGTTAAACCTGTAGTATTATTTGCAGATGCAAGAAATATCCATCAATGGAACTAAGGGGCCTGTTCCAATATCTTGTTAATCAGTTGAAAAGAGGGCAAGGAATTGAACTTGTTCTTCTACAGGTACTTCTTGCATCTACATATAGTTTGTTGCAGTGTATGCTAATCCTATGCTTACTTGAACTTTTCCATGATGAATAGGAGCTTATCCAGCAGATGGCAAACGTCCAATACACTGAAAATATGACTGAGGAACAGTTGGATTACATGAGCGGGAGTGACAGTCTTCGATATCAAGCTACCTCATTTGGAATGACTCGAAATAACAAGGTTTTTCTTTTGGACTGATATGGTATTTTATAtggataatttcattttttaagtgATATGATGTGGATAGGCTTGCTTTAGACTATTATCGACTTGCTTGACAATTTAGTTGTACTCTTTTGCGTCCAAGAATCTAGTTACTGTGTTTTCTCCATTTTTATCTTGTTCCAGCATTGCAACTAGTCATCTTAGAAAAATGTCTAACTTGAACGTTTTGCATGTATAAGTTGGTTTCCAATCTAGTGTACTAGAGTCTGTACCACAACCTACCCTTGGTAGCTGAAGATAAGAGTGTCTTGTACTAGGTTTGATTCCCCTTGAAAGCACCTAGTTTGATGTGGTGGGTTAATGTGCTAACATTCCTGGGGATTAGTCGAGGTGTTCGCAAACTGGCCCACACACCATGTTCATAAGAAAACAATAAAGAAGTTTTTTGTCccatatatttttgttaattttatgcCTCATGAAATGGGGTAATGAGATTTTTAACCACTGGAATATGTAGGTATCATGGAAATGATTGGTATGCAGGATACCTTACTTGGCAGTCACAACAGGATAAGCTAACTGATTATGCTAGGATTGATAAAAGCAATTGGTGAAATGACATCCCCTGTTTTGGTGAATTTTGTGTGGGATAAGGCTTAGATACTGGACTTGATGATACTACTGATTTATAGAGtaaagaaaaaacatattttcattagTTGGGTGCTCTGTTGATCTCCAGAAGCTTATACATATCCAAACTTGGCGCTTGATATTATTCCCAATgttctcttttatcttttctaTTTTCTGTGGCTAAGCATGACTTTCAATGTTTACATAATATTATTGCAGGCATTGATTAAATCCACTAACAGGCTGAGGGATTCTCTACTTCCAAAGGATGAACCAAAATTAGCAATTCCTTTGCTATTGCTAATTGCCCAGCATCGCTCAGTGTAAGTCTTGATCTGTAATTCTTGTGAAGATTCTCAGACTTATATGTGCTCCGTAAATTGGAAATACATTTTGGTATCAAACTCATTTTTGGGAGTTGTTAGTAATTCAATAATGTGCTGTGCAGGGTTGTCTTAAACGCTGACGTTTCTTATATTAAGATGGTGAGTGAGCAGTTCGACAGATGCCATGGAACTCTTCTTCAATATGTTGAATTCTTGTGGAGTGCAGTTACACCATCTACAGCTTATGCGCAGCTAATTCCATCTCTTCATGATCTTATTCACCTATATCACCTGGATCCTGAGGTATACCTTTCTTCTCTTTGCgtttatgtattaaattaaatagattcATTGGCCTCATATAGAAGGCCACGACAATTCTTTTCTCTATATATGTACATCCTTTGTCCAGTGAATATTTTTGAAGAgacctaattttattttggcTGTAATCTCAATTTGCTTATTAACACCATCTTTGGTTTTTGTTTTGATATAGGTGGCTTTCTTAATTTACCGTCCGGTGATGAGGCTTTTCAAGTCCCAGAATTCTAATGTTTTCTGGCCTTTAAATGACAATGAATACACAACTGCATTAGCAGATAAGGAGATTGAACATATAGATTCGTCAGGGAAATTGGTTTTGGATCTTGGTCATCCTCTGAAACCTACAGCGTAATTCTTCTGAGATTATTCTTTTCAGTCACTGACATTTTACTGCCATCCCTATGATTTTAAAGAATTTACATGAAAACTTGATCTGCATTTTTTGTAGTATATATTGGTGagcataaattatttatataatagttttggaAACTAAATTTGTCAGAcacattcaaataattatttttgattttgtatCTGAAAACGTATCCAAATACAATGGTTACCAAATTGGAAAATGTCATTGTTAATGTTGTTTGATAGAACTAGATTGCTGTAGATTTCCATTTtaacctttttctttttctacaGGTGGTCAGATCTTCTTGCTACAGTTAGAACAATGCTGCCTTCAAAAGCTTGGAATAGTCTTTCCCCTGATCTATATGCAACGTTTTGGGGTTTAACACTATATGACCTGTATGTTCCCAAAAATCGTTACCAATCAGAGATTGCCAAGCAGCGATCATCTCTTAAAGCTCTTGAAGAACTCTCTGATAATTCCAGTTCCGCAATTGCCAAAAGGAAGAAAGATAAGGAAAAAATTCAAGAATCTCTTGACCGACTAACTAGTGAATTCCATAAGCATGAAGAAAACGTAACCTCCGTTCGTCGGAGACTCGCACTCGAGAAAGACAAGTGGCTGAGCTCCTGTCCCGACACCTTAAAGATCAATATGGAATTTCTTCAGCGTTGTATTTTTCCACGATGTACATTTAGTATGCCTGATGCTGTTTACTGTGCCATGTTTGTTCACACCCTTCACTCTCTTGGAACACCATTCTTTAACACTGTTAATCATATTGATGTTCTAATCTGCAAAACCCTACAACCTATGATTTGTTGCTGCACGGAATATGAAGTGGCTCGGCTTGGGAGATTTTTGTATGAGACGTTGAAAATTGCTTACCACTGGAAGGTATTTTATTCGGCTTGAGAATTTTTTATTACGCTTGTAATGTTGAATTTTTCTCAATAGTTTCTTGCAACCTTTTTGCAGAGtgatgaaaatatatatgagCGTGAGTGTGGAAATATGCCGGGTTTTGCTGTCTATTATAGATACCCAAACAGCCAGCGTGTTACTTATGGCCAGTTTATAAAGGTGAGATGGACCTGATTCGAAATGTtggatattttcttataaaaattgtttcacTTTGCCAAACATATTACTTAGTAATAGTTTGTAATATCTagtatatatttctttaaaggATGCAATACCTGAGAATTTCAGGTAAACCATAGTAACCTTGAAACATGAAAGTCACACACTAGTACAGAATTTTCTAACTTGTTTATTTTAGGTTCACTGGAAGTGGAGTCAGCGAATTACGAGGTTGCTGATTCAGTGTCTGGAATCTACGGAGTACATGGAAATCCGAAACTCTCTGATAATGTTGACGAAGATTTCAAGTGTCTTTCCTGTAACTCGTAAAAGTGGAATCAACATTGAAAAACGGGTGAGGGCTTTTCTGATGTGCTGATATAGTCTTTTTAAGCTGATGTTATCTTCTGGCCTCTGATCTTAACCCTTATTCTTCACAGGTTGCTAAAATAAGAAGTGATGAAAGGGAGGATCTCAAAGTGTTGGCTACTGGTGTTGCAGCAGCTTTGGCTGCTAGAAAGGTAAAAAGACTCGGTCTTGTTTGGATCTAGTTTGTTGTGGGGGGAAATTACTAAAAATttcttttgtattaaaaatttaaattttataaaaagtaaagtAAGGGTGTTTTggtattttaaatacaaaagaaaattttagtaatttaaaattaagtgatttgatggttgaagggatatgattttctttttgtaaagcCCCAAATAGCCCAATATCAAACCCCACATGCCATCATAAAAAAATACGCTTACCTTATCTTTTATAACATTTCTACGTCAAACATGTCTTAATATTATTCCTTTTTCTACAAATTTGCAGCCTTCCTGGGTGTCTGAAGAAGAATTTGGAATGGGTTACCTTGAACTGAAGCCAGCAGCAACAGCATCAGTTGCTCCAAAACCTTTATCTGGTAATTTAGTTTCTTTACAAAATGGGATGTCTAACTGTTCTAAAGATGAAGATTGTTGTCAGAGGAACTGAACATTCAGATTCTGGGAACATCCCTAAAGACCTGATGTAAGAACACTACCTGCAGATGGGAAGCTGGAAAGAGCTGAAAGTGCTTCACTCAAATCTGAGGCTGGACATGGTAATAAACCGAAGGCTGGTTCGATAACTAACGGGTTAGATTCCCAACCTTCTGTTCTGCCTGCATCAAAAGCCTTAGAAAATCAGAAGCAGATTGATGAAACGGCTCACAGACCTATGGAAGAGAATTCTACCAAGCCTGGCTTAAAACCATCTGCAGATTCTGAGGTATAATTCAACTTCACTTATTAGTATTAACTCACAAATGTGCTTAAATTGATTCCGCGTTTCTTTGGAAAATATTGGTCACTCTGAAGGTATGTgataaaacaacttataatCTCATATAAAGAATAACATgacttatcacttaatttaatatattaaggaCTCATTTAATATAAGTCTATTTgataatgtatatttataatcgcttatttctatatatttaagTGAAATtatgttcaaaataaaaaactaaaatgtctagcttattttaaaataggaaAATAGCTAAACCTgtcattctaaaaaaaactaaaagatCAATTTATCcatctaaatttaataaaattattactataAATTTTCTATCTTTTTCTCCTTACAAGTACAACAAACCTCTTCCTTCTTTTCTTTGatcataattaatcaaatttttaattttacatagattaattttaacaccatctaaaagataaaaatgtgatcatatttaaactaattataaaatataagtttaaaaagaacttagtatttattttaactatttaatatattgagtttattagctaatataattaatataaaggGGTATAATAGTCTTGATATAGTTGTTTAGATATTAGTTTTAGATATGGTCAAACCAATTTAAATATTGAGATCTTAaactttagattttttttatttgattaattcagTTTTTCATCTTCACATATTTAAGTCATTAGTTACTTAAAATTCAGTGATTAGTATTCAGatcttaatttttagttttatcaaaCACACGATTCAACTTAATTTTGTAAGTCAAGACACTTAATTTTCAGTCTTGTTCTAAGAACTTTGCCTCTGTTAACAGGGAAGAGCTTCTGTTAAACGTTCATTGCCTTCTGGGTCTCTTTCAAAGCAACCAAGACAAGATCCAAGTAAAGATGACATTAAGATCGGAAAACAGGGTGGtgtaaacaatattatttccTCTGCAAGTTCTGCGAATGGTAATTCGGTTCCAGCTTCTTTTAAAACCTCCAATATAGCAGGTGAGTCTTCTAAAGGTGAGAGTTTCGTTGCTAAATCATCTGCAAAAGATGATAGTAGTTCTGAAGCTTCAGAAATTCAAAAGGTCCATTCAACTAGAACTCTCCTTTCTCCTAAGCATGATAGTATTACTGTTACGGCCTCAAAGACAAACGATAAACCTCAGAAGAGAACAAGTCCTGCCGGAGATTTAGACAGAGTAAATAAACGTAGGAGAGGAGAATCAGATGCAAGAGATGTAGAGGGCGAAGTCCGAATCTCTGATAGGAACCGGTCAACTGAAAAACATTATCAAGTAGATTCTCTGGACAAAGATATTAAGGCTGGTGAACGACATGCAAGAGATAATAACAGGGGGGATAGGTTGGAACGTCACGAGAAGTCGCGTGGAGATGATAATATTCTATCGGAAAGGGTTAGAGAGAGATCAATGGAAAGGCACGGAAGGGAGCATTCTTTAGATAGGGGGTTCGATAGGGTTGTTGAAAAAGgtaaagaagaaagaagtaGTAGAGACGACAGGGGGAAATCTTCTAAAGGTGACGAGCGTTTTCATGGGCAAAGCTTGCCGCCACCTCCACCGTTGCCTCCTCATGTAACTCCCCAATCAGTTGCTAATAGAAGGGCGGATGAAGATGCTGATAGAAGGCTTAGTAGGCACACACAACAAAGGCTTTCTCCGAGACatgatgagagagaaaggagaTCGGAGGAAGATTTTCGTGAGAGGAAACGCGACGAAAGAGATCTGATATCAGTAAAGGTATGTTTCTACCCAGAAGTCATCTTTAGGGAGGCTATGTTTAATTCTCACTAAGAATGTTATGATTTAAGTCGGGGTTGTGTTAacatttttcaaagaaaaaaaccCTAATCGAAATTAAGTTGAGTTCTAAGTTCAATTCTTAATAAGAACGCTCTGATTTAAGTAAGAATGTTATGATTTAAGTCGGGGATGTGCTAatctttttcaaagaaaaaatccATGATCAAAATTAGGTTGAGATCTAAGTTCGATTCTTAGTAAGAACGCTCTGATTTAAGTGGTGTGGGATTGTGCTAGCCTTCTTTAGGgaacaaaattataattcaaaaataaaaataaaatgaaatcgTCCCCCTTTGACCCTTAAGAGGATAAGGCCTTAACTGAGAACATTAATGTAGATAATTTTAGCTTcctattatctttttatttatgtaatcaCATGCTACAAAATGATCTATTGTAGGTGGAGGATAGGGAAAAGGAAAGAGAAAGGGGGGCGAGCGTTTTAAAGGAAGAGATGGATGCAGCTTCTAAAAGACGGAAGCTTAAAAGAGAACAACAAATGCCAGAGCCAGGGGAGTATTCACCAGCTGCACCGACTACTACTCCAGTTGTTGCTATGGGAATTTCATCATCTTATGATGCTCGAGAAAGGGCTGATCGTAAGCCAGCTGTTCTTCCACGTCCCTCTTACACAGAGGATCGTAAGGAACCAATCAGCAAAATGGCTCGTCGAGAGACTGAACAGTATccttgagaaaagaaataaaatccATCTAActgatattaataataataattcaaagtCTTGTTTTGAATCCCTTAACGAGTATGATTTAGAATGCAGGAAAGAGAATGGGACGACGAGAAGAGGCAAAGAGTTGAACCGCCACCAAAGAGGAGGCCGCATCGCAAATGAATAAAACGAAACGAAATTTTCTGACAATTTTCTAAATGTTTGTCATGATGATCAATCAAATTCTTTAGTTTTTACTGGAAAAAACATTAGACAGAGCAGTGAGTGCATGAAGTTTTAATTTCATCATAACTTTTCTCAGTAGAGTGGATTTGGATGGATGGATCAGTTCAAGCTGTTGTACTAATAACTTTCTgctaatgtaaattaaaatattattttgtagctgctattcatttattttaacatcTTCTGGTTTTTTTGTTATGAGTTAGTCTTCACAAACACTCAATGTTCTTAGAATCAGAAATCGAAGTAGCTTGAAACTCAGCTTATTTACTTTTCAATTAGATTTGAATCAACTAGATCTGTTGTCCCCCTGGCAATAAACTTTCATGAACTGAACTATGTGCCTGAGTAGGATCTTACAAAACTATTTCTCTTTGATATGGTCAAAAACAAATACTCACATTTCAACAAACTTATTACAACGTGGTTCTtataaaaagtttgaatttgAGTCGTTTTTATCGAATATGGTTTGAATTATTCGATTTTAAAATCATCCAACACTCAAACTGGGTAATCAATCTATGATCAGGGTGGGAGAAACTAAGTGGAGATCTGAACCATTGCCACCAGGGTCGGACCTATTTGGAGGcgtttttttaatatgtttttttaatatatataatatattatatt
This is a stretch of genomic DNA from Impatiens glandulifera chromosome 4, dImpGla2.1, whole genome shotgun sequence. It encodes these proteins:
- the LOC124933888 gene encoding THO complex subunit 2 isoform X1, whose product is MALPPVECLYVTTDCIRQWKEGNTSFKVPKQVPVLRFLYELCWTVVRGELPFQKCKLALDSAEFLDKSSDEAISSNLADIIAQMCQDLTLPGDYRSRLIRLAKWLVESALVPVRLFQERCEEEFLWESEMIKIKAADLKSKEVRVNTRLLYQQTKFNLLREESEGYAKLVTLLSQGSDASSQVTPTATVGIIKSLIGHFDLDPNRVFDIVLECFELQTHNSIFLDLIPIFPKSHASQILGSKFQYYQRMEVNHTVPFSLYQLTALLVKRDFIDLDSIYVHLLPKDEEAFEQYNAFSSKRLEEANKIGKINLAATGKDLMEEEKTGDVTVDLYAALDIESEAVSAWSSELGNNQTLGLLTGFLSVDDWYHARILFDRLSVLNPAEHTQICDEMFRLIQKSLSPAYELVRKTSGSNTSLPLGSDCDLMETNSLVQNPFIDVPKELFEMLASVGPYLYRNTLLLQKVCRVLKGYYLSAVEFVRAGDRSSTSGNVNPRLHLKEARLRIEEALGSCLLPSLQLVPANPAVGQVIWEVMNLLPYEARYRLYGEWEKDDERTPMILVARQTAKLDTRRILKRLAKENLKQLGRMVAKLAHASPMTVLRTIVNQIEAYRDMIAPVVDAFKYLTQLEYDILEYVVIERLAQSGRDKLKDDGINLSDWLQSLASFWGHLCKKYPSMELRGLFQYLVNQLKRGQGIELVLLQELIQQMANVQYTENMTEEQLDYMSGSDSLRYQATSFGMTRNNKALIKSTNRLRDSLLPKDEPKLAIPLLLLIAQHRSVVVLNADVSYIKMVSEQFDRCHGTLLQYVEFLWSAVTPSTAYAQLIPSLHDLIHLYHLDPEVAFLIYRPVMRLFKSQNSNVFWPLNDNEYTTALADKEIEHIDSSGKLVLDLGHPLKPTAWSDLLATVRTMLPSKAWNSLSPDLYATFWGLTLYDLYVPKNRYQSEIAKQRSSLKALEELSDNSSSAIAKRKKDKEKIQESLDRLTSEFHKHEENVTSVRRRLALEKDKWLSSCPDTLKINMEFLQRCIFPRCTFSMPDAVYCAMFVHTLHSLGTPFFNTVNHIDVLICKTLQPMICCCTEYEVARLGRFLYETLKIAYHWKSDENIYERECGNMPGFAVYYRYPNSQRVTYGQFIKVHWKWSQRITRLLIQCLESTEYMEIRNSLIMLTKISSVFPVTRKSGINIEKRVAKIRSDEREDLKVLATGVAAALAARKPSWVSEEEFGMGYLELKPAATASVAPKPLSDGKLERAESASLKSEAGHGNKPKAGSITNGLDSQPSVLPASKALENQKQIDETAHRPMEENSTKPGLKPSADSEGRASVKRSLPSGSLSKQPRQDPSKDDIKIGKQGGVNNIISSASSANGNSVPASFKTSNIAGESSKGESFVAKSSAKDDSSSEASEIQKVHSTRTLLSPKHDSITVTASKTNDKPQKRTSPAGDLDRVNKRRRGESDARDVEGEVRISDRNRSTEKHYQVDSLDKDIKAGERHARDNNRGDRLERHEKSRGDDNILSERVRERSMERHGREHSLDRGFDRVVEKGKEERSSRDDRGKSSKGDERFHGQSLPPPPPLPPHVTPQSVANRRADEDADRRLSRHTQQRLSPRHDERERRSEEDFRERKRDERDLISVKVEDREKERERGASVLKEEMDAASKRRKLKREQQMPEPGEYSPAAPTTTPVVAMGISSSYDARERADRKPAVLPRPSYTEDRKEPISKMARRETEQMQEREWDDEKRQRVEPPPKRRPHRK